CTTGAGCAGGGCGTACAGGCGGGAGCGGGAGAGGGCGGCGGTCTGGCAGGCGCTCTCGATGGAGAGGCTTTCGGCCATCAGCCGGCGCAGATAGTCCCGCTCGGTCTTCTCGATCGCGGCCTCCCGCACCTCCTGCAAAGGAGACAGCGGCAGCGCCGGGCCGCCGGCTTCCGGGGCATCCCGCCCGCCGGTCGCCGGTTTGCTGCTCTTCTGCTTCATATTCTCCAGGGCCCGGATGCGGATGCTGGTGGGCAGGTGGATGGGCAGGAGCACCGGGCTGTCCGTGGCGGTGGC
This region of Thermodesulfobacteriota bacterium genomic DNA includes:
- a CDS encoding sigma-54-dependent Fis family transcriptional regulator; its protein translation is TFQINLPPLRTRSGDVTELAYAFMSSYCRDRRVPEKEYSTEFLLVLRRYDWPGNVRELFSSIERAYATATDSPVLLPIHLPTSIRIRALENMKQKSSKPATGGRDAPEAGGPALPLSPLQEVREAAIEKTERDYLRRLMAESLSIESACQTAALSRSRLYALLKKYHIPAAHP